The following proteins come from a genomic window of Mycolicibacterium rufum:
- a CDS encoding SDR family NAD(P)-dependent oxidoreductase has protein sequence MSRPVALITGPTSGIGEGFARRYAVDGYDLVLVARDVARLERLAAELRDEQGAGVEVIRADLSAAADREAVAERLRAGVRVLVNNAGFGTAGEFWSAPYEQLQAQLDVNVTAVMQLTHAALPAMLAAGQGTVLNVASVAGLLPGRGSTYSASKAWVVSFSEGLANGLGGTGVGVHALCPGFVRTEFHERAGIDMAGTSSFLWLEVDDVVRETMADIAKGRVVIIPGLQYKALTTGGRLVPRSVVRALTRVVGKGRGRT, from the coding sequence ATGTCCCGCCCCGTCGCTCTGATCACCGGACCGACGTCCGGGATCGGCGAGGGTTTCGCACGCCGCTACGCCGTCGACGGGTACGACCTTGTTCTGGTGGCCCGTGACGTCGCCCGGCTGGAGCGGCTGGCCGCCGAACTGCGCGACGAACAGGGCGCCGGCGTCGAGGTGATCCGCGCGGATCTGTCGGCCGCCGCGGACCGGGAGGCGGTCGCCGAGCGGCTGCGTGCCGGGGTGCGGGTCCTGGTCAACAACGCCGGCTTCGGCACCGCGGGCGAGTTCTGGTCGGCGCCCTACGAACAGCTGCAGGCGCAGCTCGACGTCAACGTCACCGCCGTCATGCAGCTCACGCATGCCGCGCTGCCCGCGATGCTCGCCGCGGGGCAGGGCACGGTGCTCAACGTCGCCAGCGTCGCCGGTCTGCTGCCCGGGCGCGGCTCGACGTACTCGGCGTCCAAGGCGTGGGTGGTGTCGTTCTCCGAGGGACTGGCCAACGGGCTGGGCGGCACCGGTGTGGGCGTGCATGCGCTGTGCCCGGGGTTCGTGCGCACCGAGTTCCACGAGCGGGCCGGCATCGACATGGCCGGGACCTCGTCGTTCCTGTGGCTCGAGGTCGACGACGTGGTCCGCGAGACGATGGCCGACATCGCCAAGGGCCGGGTGGTCATCATCCCCGGGCTGCAGTACAAGGCGCTGACCACCGGCGGACGCCTGGTGCCGCGCAGCGTCGTGCGCGCGCTGACCCGAGTCGTGGGCAAGGGCCGTGGCCGGACCTGA
- the clpB gene encoding ATP-dependent chaperone ClpB, giving the protein MDSFNPTTKTQAALTSALQAATAAGNPQITPAHLLMALLTQNDGIAAPLLEAVGVEPATVRAETQRLLDRLPSATGSASQPQLAPQAVAAITAAQHLATEMDDEYVSTEHLLVGLATGDSDTAKLLTGHGASPQALREAFVKVRGSARVTNPDPEGTYQALEKYSTDLTARAREGKLDPVIGRDTEIRRVVQVLSRRTKNNPVLIGEPGVGKTAIVEGLAQRVVAGDVPESLRDKTVISLDLGSMVAGAKYRGEFEERLKAVLDDIKNSAGQIITFIDELHTIVGAGATGESAMDAGNMIKPMLARGELRLVGATTLDEYRKYIEKDAALERRFQQVLVGEPSVEDTVGILRGLKERYEVHHGVRITDSALVAAASLSDRYITSRFLPDKAIDLVDEAASRLRMEIDSRPVEIDEVERLVRRLEIEEMALSKEEDAASKERLEKLRAELADQKEKLAELTTRWQNEKSAIDVVRELKEQLEELRGAADRAERDGDLAKAAELRYGRIPEVEKKLDAAVPQAEAREDVMLKEEVGPDDIADVVSAWTGIPAGRMLEGETAKLLRMEEELGKRVVGQRKAVQAVSDAVRRSRAGVADPNRPTGSFMFLGPTGVGKTELAKALAEFLFDDERAMVRIDMSEYGEKHSVARLVGAPPGYIGYDQGGQLTEAVRRRPYTVILFDEIEKAHPDVFDVLLQVLDEGRLTDGQGRTVDFRNTILILTSNLGAGGSEEQVMAAVRSAFKPEFINRLDDVIIFDGLNPEELVSIVDIQLQQLAKRLAQRRLTLEVSLPAKKWLADRGFDPIYGARPLRRLVQQAIGDQLARMLLAGDVHDGDIVPVNVSPDGDRLVLG; this is encoded by the coding sequence GTGGATTCGTTCAACCCGACGACCAAGACGCAGGCGGCCCTGACGTCGGCGCTGCAGGCGGCCACCGCCGCGGGCAACCCCCAGATCACGCCCGCTCACCTGTTGATGGCGTTGCTGACGCAGAACGACGGTATCGCCGCGCCGCTGCTCGAGGCCGTCGGTGTGGAACCAGCGACCGTGCGCGCCGAGACGCAGCGACTGCTCGACCGGCTGCCCAGCGCCACGGGTTCGGCGTCGCAACCGCAGCTCGCCCCGCAGGCCGTCGCGGCGATCACCGCCGCGCAGCACCTCGCCACCGAGATGGACGACGAGTACGTCTCCACCGAGCACCTGCTCGTCGGCCTGGCCACCGGGGACAGTGACACCGCCAAGCTGCTGACCGGCCACGGCGCGTCGCCGCAGGCCCTGCGTGAGGCGTTCGTCAAGGTCCGCGGCAGCGCCCGGGTGACCAACCCGGACCCCGAGGGCACCTATCAGGCGCTGGAGAAGTACTCCACCGACCTCACCGCACGCGCGCGCGAGGGCAAGCTCGACCCGGTCATCGGCCGGGACACCGAGATCCGCCGCGTCGTGCAGGTGCTGAGCCGTCGCACCAAGAACAACCCGGTGCTGATCGGTGAACCGGGCGTCGGCAAGACCGCGATCGTCGAGGGCCTGGCCCAGCGCGTGGTGGCCGGCGACGTGCCGGAGAGCCTGCGCGACAAGACCGTCATCTCCCTGGACCTGGGCTCGATGGTGGCCGGCGCCAAGTACCGCGGTGAGTTCGAGGAGCGGCTGAAGGCCGTCCTCGACGACATCAAGAACTCGGCCGGACAGATCATCACGTTCATCGACGAGCTGCACACCATCGTCGGCGCCGGCGCGACCGGGGAGTCCGCGATGGACGCGGGCAACATGATCAAGCCGATGCTGGCCCGCGGTGAGCTGCGGCTGGTCGGCGCCACCACGCTCGACGAGTACCGCAAGTACATCGAGAAGGACGCCGCGCTGGAGCGCCGCTTCCAGCAGGTCCTGGTCGGCGAGCCGTCGGTCGAGGACACCGTCGGCATCCTGCGTGGGCTCAAGGAACGCTACGAGGTGCACCACGGCGTCCGGATCACCGACTCCGCGCTGGTGGCGGCCGCGTCGCTGTCCGACCGTTACATCACCTCCCGCTTCCTGCCCGACAAGGCCATCGACCTGGTCGACGAGGCCGCGTCGCGGCTGCGCATGGAGATCGACTCGCGCCCCGTCGAGATCGACGAGGTCGAGCGCCTGGTGCGCCGCCTCGAGATCGAGGAGATGGCGCTGTCCAAGGAAGAGGACGCTGCGTCGAAGGAACGGCTGGAGAAGCTGCGCGCCGAGCTGGCCGATCAGAAGGAGAAGTTGGCGGAGCTGACCACGCGCTGGCAGAACGAGAAGAGCGCCATCGACGTCGTCCGTGAGCTGAAAGAGCAGCTCGAGGAGCTGCGCGGTGCGGCCGACCGGGCCGAACGCGACGGCGACCTGGCCAAGGCCGCCGAGCTGCGCTACGGCCGGATCCCCGAGGTCGAGAAGAAACTCGACGCGGCGGTCCCTCAGGCCGAGGCGCGCGAGGACGTGATGCTCAAGGAGGAGGTCGGCCCCGACGACATCGCCGATGTGGTGTCGGCGTGGACGGGGATCCCGGCCGGCCGGATGCTCGAGGGCGAGACGGCCAAGCTGCTGCGGATGGAGGAGGAGCTGGGCAAGCGCGTCGTCGGCCAGCGCAAGGCCGTGCAGGCCGTGTCCGACGCGGTGCGCCGCTCGCGGGCCGGTGTCGCCGACCCCAACCGGCCGACCGGTTCGTTCATGTTCCTCGGCCCCACCGGCGTCGGAAAGACCGAGCTGGCCAAGGCGCTGGCGGAGTTCCTGTTCGACGACGAACGGGCGATGGTCCGCATCGACATGAGCGAGTACGGCGAGAAGCACTCCGTGGCTCGTCTCGTCGGTGCCCCTCCCGGCTACATCGGCTATGACCAGGGCGGTCAGCTGACCGAGGCGGTGCGACGGCGTCCCTACACGGTGATCCTGTTCGACGAGATCGAGAAGGCGCACCCGGACGTGTTCGACGTGCTGCTGCAGGTCCTCGACGAGGGCAGGCTGACCGACGGGCAGGGCCGCACGGTCGACTTCCGCAACACGATCCTGATCCTGACGTCGAACCTGGGGGCCGGTGGCTCCGAGGAGCAGGTGATGGCGGCCGTGCGTTCGGCGTTCAAGCCGGAGTTCATCAACCGCCTCGACGACGTGATCATCTTCGACGGGCTCAACCCCGAGGAGCTGGTGTCGATCGTCGACATCCAGCTGCAGCAGCTGGCCAAGCGGCTGGCGCAGCGCCGGCTCACCCTCGAGGTGTCGCTGCCTGCGAAGAAGTGGCTGGCCGACCGCGGCTTCGACCCGATCTACGGGGCCCGGCCGCTGCGCCGCCTGGTGCAGCAGGCCATCGGCGACCAGCTGGCCAGGATGCTGCTGGCCGGCGACGTGCACGACGGCGACATCGTGCCCGTCAACGTCAGCCCGGACGGGGACCGGCTCGTTCTGGGCTGA
- a CDS encoding SDR family NAD(P)-dependent oxidoreductase, translated as MTDLTGKAYLVIGASGALGSRIARLLADRGAGLTVTGRDADALAAIGDVHAVTADLRDPDAARTVVEAAREHHGRLDGVVIAAGVVAFGPLTDIDDDTVDDLVLVDFLAPLRVVRAALPVIEQGGVILGISAVVAERPMPNMAVYSAVKAATAALFTAARTEARRRKIRVVDVRPPHTETGLAGRAIAGDPPRLPTGLEPDAVAERIVAALLGDETDVPSTDFS; from the coding sequence ATGACCGACCTGACCGGCAAGGCCTACCTCGTCATCGGGGCCAGCGGTGCGCTCGGCTCGCGGATTGCCCGGTTGCTGGCGGACCGCGGCGCGGGCCTGACCGTGACCGGCCGCGACGCCGACGCACTGGCCGCCATCGGCGACGTGCACGCCGTGACCGCCGACCTGCGCGACCCCGACGCGGCGCGGACCGTCGTGGAGGCGGCCCGCGAGCACCACGGCCGGCTCGACGGCGTGGTCATCGCGGCCGGGGTGGTCGCGTTCGGTCCGCTCACCGACATCGACGACGACACCGTCGACGACCTCGTGCTGGTCGACTTCCTGGCGCCGCTGAGGGTGGTGCGCGCCGCGCTGCCCGTGATCGAGCAGGGCGGGGTGATCCTCGGCATCAGCGCGGTCGTCGCGGAGCGGCCGATGCCGAACATGGCGGTGTACTCGGCGGTCAAGGCCGCCACGGCGGCGCTGTTCACCGCCGCACGCACCGAGGCCCGGCGCCGCAAGATCCGGGTCGTCGACGTGCGTCCTCCGCACACCGAGACCGGGCTCGCGGGCCGGGCCATCGCCGGTGACCCGCCGCGGCTGCCGACCGGGCTCGAGCCCGATGCGGTCGCCGAACGGATCGTGGCGGCGCTGCTCGGCGACGAGACGGACGTGCCGAGCACCGACTTTTCTTAG
- the ttfA gene encoding trehalose monomycolate transport factor TtfA: MVPLWFTLSALCFVGAAVLLYVDHDRRRGLGRRRKSWAKSHGFDYEQESGDILSRWKRGVMSTVGNVTAKNVVLGQIRGEAVFIFDLEDVATVIALHRKVGTNVVVDMRLKGIKEPRESDIWLLGAIGPRMVYSTNLDAARRACDRRMVTFAHTAPDCAEIMWNEQNWTLISMPVTSTRAQWDEGLRTVRQFNDLLRVLPPVPSAATGQPVARRSGSPSRPLTPAPAHRGEAPPPPDAGRHSPQRRPQPPAQPVPPAPRNGRQSPNYQR, translated from the coding sequence ATGGTTCCGCTCTGGTTCACGCTGTCCGCACTCTGCTTCGTGGGTGCGGCGGTTCTTCTGTACGTCGACCACGACCGCCGCCGCGGTCTGGGCCGGCGCCGTAAGTCGTGGGCGAAGTCGCACGGATTCGACTACGAGCAGGAATCCGGCGATATTTTGTCGCGCTGGAAGCGCGGCGTGATGTCCACCGTCGGCAACGTCACCGCCAAGAACGTGGTGCTCGGGCAGATCCGCGGCGAGGCGGTGTTCATCTTCGACCTCGAGGACGTCGCCACCGTGATCGCGCTGCACCGCAAGGTCGGCACCAACGTCGTCGTGGACATGCGGCTCAAGGGCATCAAGGAGCCGCGCGAGAGCGACATCTGGCTGCTCGGGGCCATCGGCCCCCGGATGGTGTACTCCACGAACCTCGACGCCGCCCGCCGCGCCTGCGACCGGCGGATGGTGACGTTCGCCCACACCGCGCCGGACTGCGCCGAGATCATGTGGAACGAGCAGAACTGGACGCTGATCAGCATGCCGGTGACCAGCACCCGCGCCCAGTGGGACGAGGGTCTGCGCACCGTGCGGCAGTTCAACGACCTGCTGCGGGTGCTGCCGCCCGTGCCGTCGGCGGCCACCGGCCAGCCCGTCGCGCGTCGCAGCGGCTCGCCGAGTCGCCCGCTCACCCCGGCGCCCGCCCACCGCGGCGAGGCACCGCCCCCGCCCGACGCCGGCAGGCACAGTCCGCAGCGCCGCCCGCAGCCGCCGGCCCAGCCGGTCCCGCCCGCCCCCCGCAACGGGCGGCAATCGCCGAACTATCAGCGATAA